The Urbifossiella limnaea nucleotide sequence ACACCGTGGTGCCGTCGATCACGACCAGTGCGTTGAGTACCGGGTCGACGTACCCGAGCCGCTTGCCGCCGGTCGGCATCGGGTCGCCCTGCGGGGTCAGCTTCGTCCACGTCACCCGGTCCGGGTCGTAGGCCCAGACGGTGTTCGTCTGGAACTGCACGAGCAGGCCGTGGCCGCTCGCCGGGTCGTGGTAGAACACCGCGCGGGCGTCGTGGCCGTAGGGCGTCTTGCCGTCGTCCTTGTCGCCGGCCAGCACCTTCCGCCACGCGTTCGCCTTCACGTCGTAGTGGTGCGTCGTGTGGTGGCGGTGGACGACCAGCAGCTTGCGGCCCGGGTCGTAGTAGCCGACCTGCTCGGGCTCCGGCGCCTCGGCCTCGAACGCCTTGCCGCCGCCGTTCGCCTTCAAATCCGTCCACGTGTCCTTCTCGAAGTCGTGGACCCAGCTGCCGCGCGTCTGCCAGTTGTTCGCGTGCCACACGCTGCCGCCGAGCTCGGGAACGTACTCCAGCATCCCGCCGAAGATCGGCACCGGGTACGGCCGCGGGCTGCGGAACGGCCGCCACGTGCGGGCCGCGGGGTTGAACGCCCACAGCGGCGGGCCGGCGTAGAGCGCGGCCGGGTCGCCGCCGAGGTCGCGGACGGCCTTCTTCTGGTCGGTCACCCACGTGTTCATGAACAGCAGCTCGCGCCGCCGCGGGTCGTAGGTGAGCCCCCACCAGGTGTGCGCGATCACCGCCGGGCCGCCGCGCTTCGTCACCAAGACGCCGTCCTTGAACTCGACGTCGGACGTGTCCTTGCCGAGGTCGGTGTACCCGCGCGGCAGGTCCGGGGCGTACAGCATCGACCACGTGAGCGACGGCAGGTCGAACTCCCACACGTCATTGAGGCGGTGCGGCACGGCGTGGTTGGCGCCGCAGAACAGGGCGCGCTTCCGGTCCGGCGCCCAGCACATCTTGTTGGTGAAGTCGCGGCCGCGGGGGCCGGTCTTGTGCAGGTCGTACTTGCGGGCGGTGTCGTTGAAGTCGCCGACGACGTCGGCCTTGCCGAGGAGAACGGCGTGGTTCGGCCGCAGGTCGGCGAGCGCCGCGGCGACGGCGGGCTTGGGAGGGAAGGGCGGCTGCCCGGCGGCCGCGGCGGCGAGTGCGAGGGGGAGGAGCATGGAATTCAGGTTAGTGCGCCCGGGGCCGCAGGGCGGCGAAGTACTGACGCCGCGTGGTCTTGCGACCGGCGGGCGGGCGTCATACCATCAGCGGAACTCCCATCCGTCTCCCAGCCTGCCCCGCCGCCGGACTCGCACCGGCGGGGTTCGTTCGTTCTCGCGTCACGGAATTCCGCGCATGCGTACCCCGCGTACCCGCAAGCGACTGGCCGTCGAAGCCCTCGAAGACCGCACCGCCCCCGACGCCAGCGCCGGAACGACGCCGCTCGACGCCCGCCCGTTCACGTCCACCGAAGTCCTCGTCGGCGTCCGCGGGGCCGACCCGCTCGGCCAGCTCGCCGGCTTCGCCCTCGTCAACGGCCGCATCGACGCCGCCGACAGCCAGGTCATTCTCACCACCGCCGACGGGGTGTCGCTGGTCGAAGTTCAACTCGCCGGCGGGGCCGACCCGCAACAGACGGTCGAACTGCTCGCCGCCCAGAGCTGGACCGCGTGGGCGCAGCCGAACTACGTCGTCGCCCCGGGGGCCGGCCCGGACTGGACGCCGAATGACCCGTCGTATGCAGCCGCCGGGCAGTACTTCCACACCAAGTCGCAGACGAACCTCGCCTGGGACATCACCAAGGGGAGCTCGACCATCCTCGTCGGCGTGACCGACGACGGGCTGGGGTACAACCACCCGGACCTCGCCGCGAACGTCTGGGTGAACCCCGGCGAGACCGCGGGCAACGGCGTTGACGACGACGGCAACGGGTTCATCGACGACGTCCGCGGGTGGGACTTCAACGCCAGCGACAACAACCCGCTGCCGGCCGGGGACGACAGCCACGGCACGCACGTCGGGGGCATCATCGCGGCCCGGTCGAACAACGGCGTCGGCGTCGCCGGCACGGCCGGGGGTGACAACACGGCCGGGTCGGGCGTCCGGCTCGTCGGCCTGCGGTGGGACGGCACCAACGGCTGGACCGCCGCCCGGGTCGCCGCCGCGTACACCTACGCGGCCGACAACGGCGTGCGGGTCGTCAACTCGAGCTACAACTTCGACTTCTGGGTGAGCGGCGCCGGCGTGCCCGACCCGGCCGTGGTGGCCGCGCTCGACTACGCCTACGACGCCGGCGTGCTGCTGATGCTGTCGGCCGGCAACAACGGCGAGCTGGACGCGCCGCGCGGCGTCTTCCAGCAGCCGTTGTTCGTCGCCAGCCTCGACCAGAACGACGCCCGCAGCAGCTTCAGCAACTACGGCTCCTACGTGGACCTCGCCGGGC carries:
- a CDS encoding Kelch repeat-containing protein, whose product is MLLPLALAAAAAGQPPFPPKPAVAAALADLRPNHAVLLGKADVVGDFNDTARKYDLHKTGPRGRDFTNKMCWAPDRKRALFCGANHAVPHRLNDVWEFDLPSLTWSMLYAPDLPRGYTDLGKDTSDVEFKDGVLVTKRGGPAVIAHTWWGLTYDPRRRELLFMNTWVTDQKKAVRDLGGDPAALYAGPPLWAFNPAARTWRPFRSPRPYPVPIFGGMLEYVPELGGSVWHANNWQTRGSWVHDFEKDTWTDLKANGGGKAFEAEAPEPEQVGYYDPGRKLLVVHRHHTTHHYDVKANAWRKVLAGDKDDGKTPYGHDARAVFYHDPASGHGLLVQFQTNTVWAYDPDRVTWTKLTPQGDPMPTGGKRLGYVDPVLNALVVIDGTTVWAYRYR